The DNA region GGTCGTACGGCGGGCGCGGCGCAGTCGCACGGCGGGCGGTGTCCGTGACGCCGTCCTGGCGAACGGTCAACAACGCGGGCGTCCAGAACCCGGCGGCCTCGTCGAGCACACCGGCCTCCGCACCGGCGCCGCGGCAGGCCGGCGCCGCCCGGGGCCGGGGGCGGGGCGGCGCCGGGGGGCTGGTCAGAACTGCACGTCGGAGCAGGCGTAGAAGGCGTTGCCGGTGTCGGCGATCGTCCACACGCCGACGATCATCTGCTTGCCGGTACGCCCGGTGGGGACGGTGCCCTGGTGCACGACGGTGGCCGGCGGCTGGGCGCCGTTGTACGACACCTTCAGGAAGGGCGTGGTGTCCAGCTCCGAGCGGGTCAGCGGCTTGGTCGGATCGTAGCCGTTCTTGGTCAGGTAGTACGAGAAGTCGGTCGTGGCGTGCTGGGCGGTGAGCTTCCAGGTGAAGGTGTAGCTCTGGCCGCCGGTCAGGCGGGTGGCCGGCCAGGCCCCGCCGCGCGGGTCGTCGAGCTGGGCGAAGCGGCTGACGCCGCCGCTGCAGATCGTGCCGTCGGCGGGACCGGCGGCCGGGAAGCCCTTGGGGCCCTCCACGCTCTGCGGCTCGTACTGGATGTCACCGCAGTTCTTGACGGTGCCGGCCGCACACAGGGCCTGGCGGCTGGGCGGGGTGCTGATGTACCCGTGGCTGCTGGCACTGCCGGTGGCCAGCACGACGGCGCTCAACGAGCCGAGGCCGACGACGGCGGCGGCGAGCTTCTTGCGCATGACAGGCTCCCTGGGAATGTGGGGGGATTCCGCCGGTCTGCCGGGACCGGGCGGCACCGGGTCGTTCGGGCCCGGTGCCGCCCGCCAGGTCTAGACCACGCCTCACCGTAGCTGCGCAAAATGGGCATGTCCACAACAATGACAG from Actinacidiphila sp. DG2A-62 includes:
- a CDS encoding lytic polysaccharide monooxygenase auxiliary activity family 9 protein, whose product is MRKKLAAAVVGLGSLSAVVLATGSASSHGYISTPPSRQALCAAGTVKNCGDIQYEPQSVEGPKGFPAAGPADGTICSGGVSRFAQLDDPRGGAWPATRLTGGQSYTFTWKLTAQHATTDFSYYLTKNGYDPTKPLTRSELDTTPFLKVSYNGAQPPATVVHQGTVPTGRTGKQMIVGVWTIADTGNAFYACSDVQF